One part of the Ornithodoros turicata isolate Travis chromosome 2, ASM3712646v1, whole genome shotgun sequence genome encodes these proteins:
- the LOC135385111 gene encoding zinc finger protein OZF-like produces MNPAGIPTLHHCDLCEFTSFDRLEVKQHVTSHHFEKRPFKCKVCQAAFMKKSHLRSHVQIHTGEKPFTCNLCPAAFRQKSVLDSHMHTHTGERPYKCDLCSAAFSQRTTLVTHWRSHTGEKPFKCEFCDKSYRTQSQRARHRRVHTDTV; encoded by the coding sequence ATGAACCCGGCGGGCATTCCCACGCTGCACCACTGTGACCTGTGCGAATTCACCTCGTTCGATCGCCTGGAAGTGAAGCAGCACGTCACCTCGCACCACTTCGAGAAGCGCCCCTTCAAGTGCAAGGTGTGCCAGGCGGCCTTCATGAAGAAATCTCACCTCCGGTCGCACGTGCAGatccacacgggcgagaagccgttCACGTGCAACCTGTGTCCGGCTGCGTTCCGGCAGAAGAGCGTGCTCGACTCCCACATGCACACCCACACCGGGGAAaggccgtacaagtgcgacctGTGCTCCGCCGCGTTTTCCCAGAGGACGACGCTGGTCACGCACTGGCGCTCCCACACGGGGGAGAAGCCGTTCAAGTGCGAGTTTTGCGACAAGAGCTACAGGACGCAGTCACAGCGTGCGCGTCATCGTAGGGTGCACACCGATACGGTGTGA